The genomic segment atgaaataaagaaaaagttgatACAAGTGTTTCTGTTCCAACAATATTTTCGGTTTATTTGTCTCAAACTATCATTCTcatcttttgtttctttttcagcCCATATACAAGAAATAGCCTAGGAAAGTCTAAAAAATAAGCCAATTGAACATACACAAAAATACCCAAAACAGAAACTACAAAGATTGAAAAGAGTTCCTTCCAAACTTACAGAACTTctgaaatataaaaagaaggTATGTCCAAGCAAAGAtacacatttttaaattcaaataagttaaAACTAACAAGGAGGTAACAAACTAATTATATGCAAAATGTATACCACAGATAAAAGACAGGGAATGTGCAAAACACCTATGAAATCCTATCCATTTAACATCTTGAAAATGCAAACAGAATGATCACCAAAGCACTACAAAAGCAAAACTTGATCCATGCTGACACTTATGGCAAAAACTTAGGCCAGGATACTTTGGGGGGGAGGGATCTGCGTCGCATACTGACaatttttgcttgtttttgtAAGAATATTACTTTCAATGACCCAGGATCAGCTAAAAAGAAAGTAAGcaaaaaaggacaaaaaaaatCCCTACAGGAAAACTAGAGGATGGAAGTTGCATCTTCTTATATTATCACTAACCACCGTCATCaatatcaaagaaaaagaagacctCGAGTCAGCTTCCCTGGATATCTGCTTTGATTTTCAGTGCCTCAAGCTCCAACATGATGGACGGACAGAGAAAGAGCACATGCACAGATTGAGAGAAGAAGAGCAAGCCTCACAAATTTCCCCCAATTTCTCCTATTTTTCTCGTTTCTTTTGTGAGGAAAGTGATTTTTTCACtaattttcccttaatttttCCTATCCCTGCCAATCACAAGAAATGGAAATCCAAGAATTCcactttcttttattctctcGTGTTTTTCCATGAACCAAACCGAACCTTACAGAAACACAcatcaaaaggaaaatgaaactTCATCCAACTATCAAAAGTTCTCTTGCGTTCTTTACGAATGGATTATCTCcttaaaattgagaaaatttcagTGATTCAAAAGTGAAGTCAACCAGAGCAAAACTAAACACAGAGATCCTAAATTGAACTTGAAGAACATCAAATTCAGCATCAGCTATAAGATAAGCATAAGAGATTATGAGGTTCTTAACGTCTGAGAAAGcaggagaaagagagattaCCTGGAGGTAGGAGATGTTATGACACTTTTTACTCTTCAGAGGTTGGAATGGACAGCTCGAACAAATTCTCTGTTTATCTTCCCGACAAAATTATGGACAAGTGTAATACAAAAAACTATCCACATCACAGGTGTGGTGACAGTGTTTATTCTCATTTAAGTGGCatgtgatttttcaattttacccttaccctttattttctgttaattttaaaattatgaaaacatttgattttttttctatcttaATGTATGTTAATATTAATGTAACCATAGTTTGTTAATTATGatgattttaataaaaaataaaattaaaagtgaGAAAAggtaatatattaaaagttattaaaatgaaatgaataattaattacacttattaaattttttttaattttaatgacgaaattttataaattatattcaattttttattactacttttttttcctatacttttatatttatttttaaataaccAATCTTGTGAAAATAATATCAAGATGTCTAACAATTTTGTTaagtaatatttaaaaaaattcaaataaactcttatatacttttattttaagtaaaataaatttttatatttttttaagttaaataatttttataattaataattaattttatcaaaatattatttattattttatattatttagtattaatatgatattttaatatatcataattgataataatatgatatattgatatatcataattaatgataaagTGATTTGTTAatataatatgataatattaatatatattattttttattttttattaataataattaattaattattaattataaagatttatttaatttaaaatataaatataacatattgattgaatataataaaaaattatttaaatttttaataatttaataatttatttaaatattatattaaatttatttaattaattattttatttttattttttaaaataaatttataaatttaattcatgcataaaatataaaaattatataaattgacTCCAAAccaatatatgttttaaataatGTAATAGATGTAATAGATTTATCCAAATTTATTCTTGGAAAATAGGAAGAACttacctctctctctctctctttctctctctctcagttTTCGTTTCTCCATCACTGTCACACAGGtcctctctcctttttttatCTGTTTGGTTGCCGAGAAAACGTAGGAAAGctataataataaaacttaGGGCTCCGTTTTTGCTCTCTCGGTAAACAAAACGGAACTTTCGATTTCAATTTACGCTTAGCTCTTTTAGATCTGTATTTAAATTGTAGATTCTGTTTTCTATTTTGCAGATTCTCATAggatttcatcatttctattTAAGCttgattaagttttttttttttcatttgtttgtttgttttgctCTTTGAAGGTAACAGGTATCTGAATAATCGAGACCATGGTTTCCTTTGAAATGAACGATCGAAAGAGTGAGTTCTTATGTTGATTCCTGGTGCtttctttgcttcttttcaTTCAATTAACGCATCTACGCATCTGTGATTTAGAAAAATGAGACTTCTGGTAATTAAAGTATGATTCATTACGCAATCCCtagaaattttagagaaataAGTCCAGGCAGTGGAAAACACAAATATCTGGATTTGGTTCTTTGCTTCGTTCTATCGATTTTTAGTGGTTATGCATATTAGTATAAGTTTATAACTGCTTCTAAATTAGGAAAGTCTTTTAAGTGTTTAATATTGTATTTTATATGGAGGCAATTTGGGAATGATTTGAGGTGGTAATTTATTCCAGACTTTCGGAAATGTTTGTTAAAGTCAAGTGGGAGGTTCTTGTGTAGGTTGTAAGAAGCCATCACATTCATTGCagattttttgttatatttattttgtttccaaattAGCATTAAGAGTAGATATCGGGGTTAAGTCAAACAGATATTGCAGTATGTTAAAGTCATTGTATGTGGTTTTATTGAGCAGCAAATATCAACTGGTAATTTTAAGAAACAGATGCTAGTCAAACTCCAAAACATTGTAAATAGTAGAACACAGCCAATTACATTCGATATACTTGTATAAGATTTTTAACTGATATGCATCCATctttctcatttaatttttcatcttttcttcaaatatATGAGGCAGCTCAATAGGATAGTTCTAATTGTTCACActttttatgtaattatttATTCTAGGTGATAGACGCACAATATCCTTACTTGGAGGTGCTTAGGATGATATTGTTTAAGGCACACAAAGTCACAAAACTTCTTGCATTTGGATTTTGTGTGGAAAATGCTAActaaaaattgtttaatgaTATGGAATTTTCATAGGAGTATTGCAAAATGATcatataatatgtaaataatatatgagataattttttgataattaaGGCTTTTACCAACAAATCAGCTATATGGGGTATTGACTATATAGTTAACTCTGACTTTGCCTAAAATATAatctttttagttatttaaaaCTAAACCTGTTTGATcaacaaattattaatttagttGCATGCGCTGTTGAGATTGAAATGTACTTGGAGGCTAGTAGGAGTGCTTTGGTACTCTAGCATTTGATTTGGACTTTGCAATTGGAGACATGTGACTTAGTTTGTCATTAATATTTTGAGCAAAAAGGTTGAActggaaaattttatttcatttttattatgttaactTTCATACGTATTAATAtctgaaattataaaaatacagAAATTGGGCTAGGATTGACGGGATTTGgcatatttttctcatttctgggaattatcttcttttttgaCAAGGGACTGCTTGCCATGGGAAATGTAAGCTaacttttattatctttttgtcCCCTTTTCACAACTATTTTCATCCCCCTTCATATCACACTTGATTAACACtgccttcttttttctttttcttttttttggtgcTGTTTAATCAGATCCTTTTCATATCAGGAGTGACCCTAACCATTGGTCTGAAGTCCACCatgcaatttttcatgaagcgTCAAAATTTCAAGGCTTGAtttattctctctctctctctctctctctctctctctctctctctctctctctctctctctctctctctctctctcacacacacacacacacacacacacacacattaTGCACACGTGTCTTGTTATATTTACAACCAGTTCCTATTGAGTGCAGGGGACAATTTCTTTTGGTGTTGGCTTCTTTTTTGTTGTCATTGGATGGCCTATCTTTGGCATGATATTGGAGGCATATGGATTTGTTGTACTCTTCAGGTCTTGATGAATTTTTCATTATGTCGATTTCATACGAATGCTCGGTTcctgttaattttttattttctcatttatgttcacccttttttcttttgcagtGGTTTTTGGCCGACACTGGCAGTGTTTATGCAGAGGATACCAATCCTTGGTTGGCTGTTCCAACAACCATACATCAGATCGGTATGTTTAGTTTGAAAGTCAAGTAAATATTCCTTTTAACGTATAAACTGTCTACTGGACATGCATGCTTGTAATCTATTATTTTGTTAGTTCTTGGTTGGTTGTTTACATGATTTAGATCCGTGCCAAATTTTGAAAGCATCCTAAAACAGTTCTAAAATTTGGAAGGCCAGAGATTGAGATCTTTACTAATCTGAGAGTATATGAAAGAAAgccaacaaaatatttaaaccTTAGTTCACATTGATATTTCTGACCAGCTCAAACAAGTGAAATCTGAAGCCATTTTTTGTGCATTATCAATATCAATATATGAGAAACTGAATGAGCATTCCTTGGAGATGCTATCATTATCAGTTCCAAATTTCTTATTACATTGTATCCTTGGAGATGGTCACAAAGCCTATATAGATGGCATAACAATGGTTTAGATTGGGCCTGCAACCCGAAtttatccatttctttttctaactTTTGGCGTAGGTTCTGACATAGAGTATGCTTAAATAAGAAGCATTGAATGGAAAAATAATAAGcagtaaaaggaaaaagggcaCTTCATGTTTGGAATTATTTCAGGTTTTAATATGCAGAAGCCTGCATATAGTGAACATACTTAAGAGGAACCTTCCAGGGCAGGATCTGGTTATATTTTTGAAAGGTAGATCTTAAGCATTTAAAATGGGTTTACAGGCCCCAGTGTAGCCTGGCCAAATGGATATAGATTAACATGTTAAAGTATTTGTTTTGGGGCGAAGATCAGGCCCCATTAACAGCCAGGTGTGCTCTCAATTTCTGATGTACCCAAAAACGCCCGGGGGGCGGGTGTGGGGGGGGGGGTGCGGGTGTGCAAAAATTCTTCGGTCCAAACCATGGGTTGATGTATGGAGTTACATCTAATTAAGTCAACTTAGGTGGAGATGCCATTTGTTTCTTCCCTTTATCATGCGAGCATTACCATCATCTTCAGTGTTTTGGTTATGCCAATGGTATGATGCTAAGGTTCATATGACTGTTAATCCACTCTTCAAGACTGTCTTTTAGGGAAATTATTGATATAACTCTGGCCCTCCCTTCTTTTTGCTGCAGTTGTTTGACCGATATCGGGGTAAGCGGGTGCCTGTATAACCCCACATATCAGAGAAAGTGGAACAAGTTGCAGGCTAGTTCACTTGTAAGTCTTTGTAGAATACTGGCTGGAAGAagactatttttttttcctttttttttaatgttttttttcaTATGGTGGTGATGTAGAAAATCATTCTTATATGACGGTGATgaaaagttttgttttttattaaagaaaaggaaaaaaaattgaaaaacagaAGTAATTGCTCTGGCTTTATCTTTGCTGGCTGAATTAGAGACTTGACTTTAGATCATGATGCCATTCTCTGTGAATTTATCACTTAAACCGATAACTAACGTGTCCATAAGGTCATTTTCCTGCAATGGGTCATGTATCTTCTTCACTACTAGCGAAGATGCAGATTGGACCAAAATGAGCCTGCAACCAAGATCAGAAGCAAGCTACAAGACCCATCAAAACTACAAATAGCTCAGCTTTGAGAATACAATCATTACCAACCATGATTTTGGTAGCATTTGAATAATTGATTAGTGTATAATTTCTCTGTTTAAATATtagagtttgatttttttttaattcaaaataaataaaaagaaatttttttttaaaaaaaatcatgatctTGGTAGCATACCCAACCATGTCCATGGGCATCGCTGGTCCCCATTTTCATTCCAACTAGTTATCGACCTGTGAGAGTTATTAATCGATATATAATTTGAgaagattattttatttgtagattattttgaatagttaataataatatattttattatgaaaaacACAAAGTGATCTTTGCAGATAAAACCATTTGATTAGGAAGTAACATGAAACTTTTTACATGACATGATGAAAAAGACACCCAGAGTCTCAGCTTTACCATTTATTGTAAAATGACATAATGTATTTTGGTCTGGAGGTGCTTCttaaaatgaagaaataatGCCCTAGATACAGCTTTTGAGTCATATGAAGTAGCCAAATTATTCAGAGCTGGATCGTCTAGTCTGATCGGTCAATGTTATATCCCTCTCTTTGTATGATGGGAAAGACAGAGTGCGGCTCTTCTCTTCAATGGACCAATCATTATCTCTGCATAgataaaaaaggaaacaagTCGAAATCAAAATATAGAGAACAATCTCAGCACCTCAATTACCATAATAAAGTTAAATTCGTTTTGAATGTATTTATTGTATCAGATAGGatcatttatcaaataatttaattactaaatTCTTTTACTTGAAATCTTAAATGTCAATATTATTCGTAAGTCATGAGTATCCCATCACCATACTTAACCACTGATATTTAATCCAAGCTATGCAATTGCAATGATGCTGTTTCATGttaaagttgaaagatgaaCTTATTGATTAATATATCAAAGAACTGCTAAACACACAAGAAACTGTAGACACCAGTTGTAAGACATGTTAGGTTTTAGAGTAAAAAAAACTAGGACTAATTTTTCTATTGATGGACAAACAAAACTAAGACTTGAAAGAAACTACAATGAAAAATAACTTGGAAAATGACTCATCCTCAACCTTGTTGCTTCCTATGGTGTCATATACCTTCAGAATCAAAATGGTAGATCATATGCTTTAGTCACCATCTTGCATGTacttttaaaaacaatttcaaCTTAACTTTATGCATTGGTGGAAGTGATAGAGCCTTGAATCACAAATATAAACCTAAGAATACGATGTGTtccaatatatcaaaatatattgCCTTGTCCTGTAAATAATCCATGGTAGTTGATGGAGTTGGAATGTCCTTTTTAATGAAAGTCAACTATTAGATTTTCTATTTTGGAACAGAATGGATGTTCGGGGTAGCATTCGTACTCCCAATGTAGTCTAACATTCAACAACCATATACTCATCAATATTCATACCTCAATTCTCTATTTCGTAACTAATTATagctttcaacttatttccaGCCTTATCAAAATAGCTCAATCTATGGCAAATCAACATATAATGCTCAAATCCTTTAAATTCTTCAACATTAAGCGAAATCTTTACCTTAGATGTTAGTTTGGCGCTTTCAAATCTCAAATCCCCAGCCACATTCAAGCACCAACAGCCACCAAGCTACAACATTAAATTTCTCATGAATAAACGgttcaatttgaaaatcaatAAGTAAAAAGCTTTAAATTTACCTCAGGATTCATTTGCCAGCCTCCAAAtgcttttcaacctcaaattggAGTAGCGGACAAGTCTTTTGAGAGTGGTAATGAAAAATGCAAGGAGTGACACGAACCAGACCTACCCAGACGCCAACATAGCCACATATGCCTTCAGCTGCTTCAAGGCCACCGCTTGTCTAGTTTGCGCATGAACATTCCTGGAAACATCGCTGCTTTTATTTGATATCTCTTTGCTCTCGAATAGAGAGAGTTGAAACCAAGCTGTGCTTGGCTTTTTTGGTAATGGCATTTTATAGTTTGACTTTTCAATCCGCGAAAGAGACAAGGTGAGGcagaaaagagcaaaaaaaaaaaaattgaaaagtcaaaaataACCTCTAAACATATTAAAATACCAAAATCAGATGTTAGGTGCAGAAGACATATGCAGGTAGGATTCATTATACTTCAGATAATAATCAACGACTCTgcagaaaaataatgaagaggAACACACTTCAACTAGGGGATGATCCATTTGACCATTTGTCAAACCGGTAGGAAGTGTCGTGAATCCTTATACATCATGCTTGAACGCCCTTTTGTTGAGAGAAGCCCTGCAAAACAGTACACGTAAATTCTCAAAGTAAGATTATTAATGATGGTTTAGTAGAGGTAAACCTAACTACTTGGTAAAACAAATTTACACCTTTAAGCCtttgaaatcaaaatcaaaagacCAACAGCTTCAAACTGTCCAATTGTCTAACCTCTAATGATGAATCACACAAACTCTTAAGTATAACAACATCagtggtgatttggagtttgctTATATTGCTAACGTGATTATAGTTggtgttatattttaataaatgtaattagttatttttttttattacacaAAATTTTGTTAGACCTATCGGTGTTTGGAATAGTTCAAGGTCAATtgtctaaaaaaaattattcaaaaaaattatttattttatttatttttaaataatgtagTCCAAATGAGAGATTATTAGATTTTCTTACAAAATTAAAGTGTGGActtatgttatttatttttgcattttatCAAAATCAATCTAAGTGAATTTAATCTTGATTAATAGACAATATTATAGCTTATAATATGCTTTAATAAAGTGAGTTAGACTACAATATTATATCCCTCTCTGGTGTATCAAACAACATTAAGATCTCAcctaaggaaaaatattttaacacatTAAATATGAACAATTAAtatagttttgtttttgtttttattttgatcatatattaataataaagtaATGTACTTTTACAGTCTAAATTACTATTATGATTGATTCTatgttaatataaattaattatataaaatttatatagcaTAATGCTTTAATAAGTctctaaactatttaaaaatatttaaataaattattattttttgttatattcaattaaatttaatatttttattttgaatcaaataaactcttattatTAATAACTGACTAATTGTTATTAATAACAATATCagttatcattttatattcaaatgacATTGATGTGAACGgtaaaaaatatcacatgattatattattattaattataatatattagtatgtcatattataatcaattatattattttaatatatcacATTAGCGTCATGTGGtataaagtaataaataatatttgactaagttaatcataaaaaataaaaatttatttgatttaaaataaaaaaatataaaaaaattacttaattcaaaataaaagtataaatatttgattgaatatattaaaaatataaaaatttatttaaaatttttaaataatttaaaagtttttttatattatatcaaatcaaaacatctacaaaattaaaaaaaaaaaacctaaccAACGAGAAAGAGCGAATTAAATGAAGacaaaaatcaatgaaaattgagagagagagagaggtg from the Theobroma cacao cultivar B97-61/B2 chromosome 8, Criollo_cocoa_genome_V2, whole genome shotgun sequence genome contains:
- the LOC18592912 gene encoding vesicle transport protein GOT1B; amino-acid sequence: MVSFEMNDRKKIGLGLTGFGIFFSFLGIIFFFDKGLLAMGNILFISGVTLTIGLKSTMQFFMKRQNFKGTISFGVGFFFVVIGWPIFGMILEAYGFVVLFSGFWPTLAVFMQRIPILGWLFQQPYIRSLFDRYRGKRVPV